A single genomic interval of Chitinophaga sp. 180180018-3 harbors:
- a CDS encoding OmpA family protein, whose translation MRKYRSSSLILFLYIVPLFVSCSFTKDHLQAGSMAKVRRAERLYKRQDYGGAISLCNSVINNGGNEESVRKAKIQLARVYFETRQFEKTISLYDELLYKPGTDIQVTDVTNYIDLLKRTGRVARAQEVSAVYASNYKNNARFSNLQESLADYYHFFNRDSMVNVRVDSLRLNLPGYQYGLALYKNNIVFLSNDIRKNEQQSFYTNSRLYQISEDGIEPFSNSLRGVLQVGPASFYDDGKKVIYTSNRFGNVRNDKNSYINYNNGTQLLSAVYQADHDTWSKPVPVKLGKNTENYSFLHPCVAPNGKRLYFASDMPGGMGGTDIYYADWDKEAKRWKAPVNMGPQVNTNGNELYPFVVGDKLFFASNGLRGFGGLDIFVINIKKPEEGTVHLPYPVNTQFDDLNPVLDENKLLLYFTSDRSGVHDNDHIYVLNLKKNPLKQLDLPYPGRPVKEDDTVPYTMNQTDSRRQLTLVGDKQYDNLPSGKKVPGNPVAKPDPIAVNVTDERAATDYTNDIRDSSPEMIPWQGTQPALLPDANTISPLASVNNGVGYTLKKDSAVRVLESLWRVPGVIYYDLNSYVPQDQEWRKLDSIFRIWKAYPRRIIIVNGHTDIIGTERYNLSLSKNRAAYIRECLLSRGVEPGKVQIYYFGSTRPVWVAKQYNLQTDRDIFIRLQGVNRRCEISIQ comes from the coding sequence ATGCGAAAATACAGATCCTCTTCACTCATACTTTTCCTATACATTGTTCCCCTGTTTGTTTCCTGCAGTTTTACCAAAGACCATTTGCAGGCAGGTAGTATGGCTAAAGTAAGACGTGCGGAGCGGCTTTACAAGCGACAGGACTATGGCGGTGCCATCTCCCTATGTAATAGTGTCATCAACAATGGTGGCAATGAAGAAAGCGTCAGAAAGGCCAAGATACAGCTGGCCAGGGTTTATTTTGAAACCAGACAGTTTGAAAAAACAATCAGTCTTTATGACGAGTTGTTGTACAAACCGGGAACCGATATACAGGTAACAGACGTTACCAATTATATAGACCTGCTTAAACGTACAGGCAGAGTAGCCAGAGCACAGGAAGTAAGCGCGGTGTATGCCAGTAATTATAAGAATAATGCCCGTTTCAGCAATCTGCAGGAGTCGCTGGCAGATTACTATCACTTTTTTAACCGCGATTCTATGGTGAATGTGAGGGTAGACAGCCTGCGGCTAAACCTGCCCGGTTATCAGTACGGACTGGCATTGTATAAGAATAATATAGTGTTTCTATCGAATGATATCAGGAAAAATGAGCAACAATCATTCTATACAAACTCCCGTCTTTACCAGATTTCGGAAGATGGGATAGAGCCGTTCAGCAACAGCTTGAGAGGCGTATTGCAGGTGGGACCGGCCTCATTTTATGACGATGGAAAGAAAGTGATCTATACTTCTAACAGGTTTGGCAACGTCCGGAACGACAAGAATTCCTACATCAATTATAACAATGGTACACAGTTGTTATCGGCTGTTTATCAGGCGGATCATGATACGTGGAGCAAGCCGGTACCGGTAAAGCTGGGGAAAAACACGGAAAACTATTCTTTCCTGCATCCCTGTGTTGCACCGAATGGGAAACGGTTGTACTTTGCGTCCGATATGCCGGGGGGAATGGGTGGAACTGACATCTATTACGCCGACTGGGATAAAGAGGCAAAGCGGTGGAAAGCGCCGGTAAATATGGGTCCTCAGGTAAATACCAATGGGAATGAGTTATATCCTTTTGTTGTTGGCGACAAATTGTTCTTTGCTTCCAATGGACTGCGTGGATTCGGAGGGCTGGATATTTTTGTCATCAATATAAAAAAACCAGAAGAAGGAACCGTACATTTGCCCTATCCTGTGAATACGCAGTTTGATGATCTGAACCCTGTGCTGGACGAGAACAAGCTTTTGCTGTATTTTACATCAGATCGTTCAGGAGTGCATGATAATGATCATATCTATGTGCTGAACCTGAAGAAAAATCCTTTGAAACAACTGGATCTGCCTTATCCCGGCAGGCCAGTGAAAGAAGACGACACTGTGCCTTATACCATGAATCAGACGGATAGCCGTCGACAGCTGACTTTAGTAGGAGATAAACAATATGATAACCTGCCATCTGGAAAGAAGGTACCCGGAAATCCTGTTGCAAAACCCGATCCTATAGCCGTTAACGTTACAGACGAACGAGCAGCCACTGATTATACAAATGATATAAGAGACAGTTCACCAGAGATGATCCCCTGGCAGGGAACTCAACCGGCGCTATTGCCGGATGCCAATACTATATCCCCATTGGCATCGGTAAATAACGGGGTGGGCTACACGCTAAAGAAAGACAGCGCCGTGAGGGTACTGGAATCATTATGGAGAGTGCCCGGAGTGATCTATTATGATCTGAATTCCTATGTACCGCAGGATCAGGAATGGCGTAAGCTGGATTCGATATTCCGGATATGGAAGGCCTATCCGCGGAGGATCATTATAGTGAACGGGCATACGGATATCATTGGTACGGAGCGCTATAACCTTTCGCTGTCGAAGAATCGTGCTGCCTACATACGGGAATGCCTGTTGAGCAGGGGAGTGGAGCCTGGTAAAGTGCAGATCTATTACTTCGGCTCTACACGCCCGGTTTGGGTAGCCAAACAGTATAATCTGCAAACAGACAGGGATATTTTTATCCGGCTGCAGGGCGTGAACAGGCGATGCGAGATCAGCATCCAATAA
- a CDS encoding type IX secretion system membrane protein PorP/SprF yields MKERLMKALGISVLCWCFCLRAMAQQEPLYSQYMFNGMVINPAYPSMDESSSLTAVGRNQWVGVDGAPKTATASFYTPVKATNTSLGFSLMNEKITVNSHTAVSFNVSQRVKLNEKVYLALGIKGGMSQYREDNASLGTTDPVFAHNQSYWKTDVGFGFMLFTDHFSIGLSSPTFKSFDLGNSANKVAVESHYYLQTGYLISLNDDVKMKPNILLRQVKGAGFQYDLNANILLKNVVWLGASWRSEKTMTGLIQVQVTKNLQIGYSYDTPMQSNLKGAQTVSHELMINYRFSWSKWKVVAPRYF; encoded by the coding sequence ATGAAAGAGCGACTTATGAAAGCTTTAGGGATCTCCGTTTTGTGCTGGTGCTTTTGTCTGCGGGCGATGGCGCAGCAGGAACCGCTGTACTCGCAGTATATGTTCAATGGTATGGTGATCAACCCTGCTTATCCCTCAATGGACGAATCGTCCAGCCTGACTGCGGTTGGCCGTAACCAATGGGTGGGCGTGGATGGTGCTCCCAAAACGGCTACAGCATCCTTTTACACGCCTGTGAAGGCAACCAACACCAGTTTGGGTTTTTCTTTGATGAATGAAAAGATCACAGTGAATTCGCATACAGCGGTGAGTTTTAACGTGTCACAGCGTGTGAAACTGAATGAGAAAGTATACCTGGCGCTGGGAATAAAGGGAGGTATGTCGCAATACCGGGAAGATAATGCCTCATTGGGTACCACCGATCCTGTATTTGCACATAACCAGAGTTATTGGAAAACGGATGTAGGTTTCGGCTTCATGCTTTTTACGGATCATTTCTCTATAGGGTTATCATCGCCCACATTTAAAAGTTTTGATTTGGGCAATAGTGCCAATAAGGTGGCGGTAGAGTCGCACTACTACCTGCAAACCGGCTACCTGATCAGTCTTAATGACGATGTGAAGATGAAACCCAACATATTGTTACGGCAGGTAAAAGGGGCAGGATTTCAATATGATCTGAATGCCAATATTCTGTTGAAGAATGTAGTGTGGCTGGGGGCTTCCTGGCGATCGGAGAAGACGATGACAGGTTTGATACAGGTGCAGGTTACCAAGAATCTGCAGATTGGTTATTCGTATGATACGCCGATGCAATCAAACCTCAAAGGGGCACAAACAGTATCTCACGAGCTGATGATCAATTACCGGTTCTCCTGGTCGAAGTGGAAAGTGGTGGCACCCCGTTATTTCTAA
- a CDS encoding Calx-beta domain-containing protein: MKKISSFMLLLTIGAQAFAQEMPVVFNKSFSGPKNQYKKLAIADNNSIVAIGGGSDNGCITKLSATGNLIYNAKLNKGGLVAYQDLLLLPKNELVAVGGGTIAYGNARITRLTASGEVVFDKSIGNGQGGYFTRIITDRHGNYITVGVDGSKPAQARITKMTPDGKIEFDKGFGAHNVFTNVLIDEDENIIAVGGDVGDGQGKAYMVKVNGKGDKQFELSFGKPGAIFEKMLLLEDGSVLAMGGGAYGTGNASRISKVNAEGQVVFDKEYSTADGKFNAMKVNDLGQIFACAEEKDKGRIVKLRPDGTELFNKEVDAALYSLEVGKNGKVVAAGGNVGSNTGKIVKLQPDGTAVINKTVGSVFQHLLLTEDDEICVVAKDGYRLIKLSPDGEMMFDKELGKYDAKTSLVSLLMSPSGEILAAGGGDEDGNRIIKISHGVSINDIAVSEPLNGLSNASLTITLSGFLRSNGVRTPVNVHYKTIPHKGGAGAADFDVTEGTISFVPSEFAAGAIISKTIQIPIKSDNLLEGKETFHVEILDASDLHLTKSKGEVTILDQPAIVKFVGGSNGAEPNTDVVFSAGLFKRDNTPLVNATSKPVRLTYKFGNGTALPGADFVNSIKAPFAIDSGATTASLNVKVKDDNRFELAETVVLVLSEIKAENEAVVGYNGDVTSISSSQYIQDQPAYITLVKLTDANESATAPVSMFKCILVKAADQSVQTNCTGSDINIYFGVDSSSTATYGKDYVIMNGDMVKITGDCAFSETDIQVALVNDRIKEPDALVVVKLRDATAAANAGMLKISPELKLHKAVAIIHDDDNDEGTVLTAK; encoded by the coding sequence ATGAAAAAAATTTCTTCATTCATGCTTTTACTGACGATAGGCGCGCAAGCCTTCGCACAGGAAATGCCGGTTGTGTTTAACAAGAGTTTCAGCGGCCCCAAGAACCAGTATAAGAAACTGGCCATTGCGGACAATAACTCTATTGTTGCTATCGGAGGAGGATCAGATAATGGTTGCATTACCAAGTTATCTGCTACGGGAAATCTTATTTACAATGCAAAACTGAACAAAGGAGGACTGGTAGCGTACCAGGACTTACTCTTACTGCCTAAGAATGAGCTGGTGGCAGTAGGAGGCGGTACTATTGCCTACGGTAACGCACGTATTACCAGGTTAACAGCATCTGGTGAGGTAGTGTTCGACAAAAGTATTGGTAATGGCCAGGGAGGCTACTTTACCCGTATCATCACCGACCGTCATGGTAACTATATCACGGTGGGTGTAGATGGTAGTAAACCTGCACAGGCACGTATTACTAAAATGACACCCGATGGAAAGATAGAATTTGATAAAGGATTCGGAGCGCATAATGTATTTACCAATGTGCTGATTGATGAAGATGAGAATATTATAGCTGTGGGAGGAGATGTAGGTGATGGACAGGGTAAAGCGTATATGGTGAAGGTAAATGGAAAAGGTGATAAACAGTTTGAGCTGTCGTTCGGCAAACCGGGCGCCATTTTCGAGAAGATGTTGTTGCTGGAAGACGGATCTGTACTGGCTATGGGCGGTGGCGCTTATGGCACGGGTAACGCGAGCCGTATATCTAAAGTAAATGCTGAAGGACAGGTGGTGTTCGATAAAGAGTATAGCACTGCTGATGGAAAATTCAATGCGATGAAGGTAAATGATCTGGGACAGATCTTTGCCTGTGCAGAAGAAAAAGACAAAGGCCGTATTGTGAAATTGCGCCCCGATGGTACCGAGCTTTTTAACAAAGAGGTAGATGCAGCATTGTATTCACTGGAAGTGGGTAAGAATGGAAAAGTAGTAGCGGCCGGTGGTAATGTAGGCAGCAATACCGGTAAAATTGTAAAGTTACAGCCGGATGGAACAGCTGTGATTAATAAAACAGTGGGATCGGTATTCCAGCACCTGTTGCTGACAGAAGATGATGAGATCTGTGTGGTGGCAAAAGATGGTTACCGCCTGATTAAACTGAGCCCGGACGGAGAAATGATGTTCGATAAAGAGCTGGGCAAATACGATGCTAAAACATCGCTGGTTTCGTTGCTGATGAGCCCTTCCGGAGAAATTCTTGCAGCAGGCGGTGGTGATGAGGATGGTAACCGCATCATCAAAATCAGCCACGGGGTTTCTATCAATGATATCGCTGTTTCTGAGCCGCTGAACGGATTATCGAATGCAAGTCTTACGATCACATTATCAGGCTTTTTAAGAAGTAATGGTGTTCGTACGCCCGTTAACGTTCATTACAAAACTATTCCGCATAAAGGAGGAGCAGGGGCTGCAGACTTTGACGTAACAGAAGGAACCATTTCTTTTGTGCCATCTGAATTTGCTGCCGGTGCTATTATTTCCAAGACGATCCAGATCCCAATTAAAAGCGACAATCTGCTGGAAGGAAAAGAAACGTTTCATGTAGAGATCCTGGATGCTTCCGATCTGCATCTTACAAAATCTAAAGGGGAAGTGACCATCCTGGATCAGCCGGCGATTGTGAAATTTGTAGGTGGCAGCAATGGTGCGGAGCCTAATACCGATGTGGTGTTTTCAGCAGGCTTATTTAAGCGCGATAATACGCCGCTTGTTAATGCTACCTCCAAACCCGTGCGTTTGACCTATAAGTTCGGTAATGGTACGGCATTGCCGGGAGCCGATTTTGTGAACAGTATTAAAGCGCCTTTTGCTATCGACAGTGGCGCTACTACAGCCAGCCTGAATGTAAAGGTGAAAGATGATAACCGTTTCGAACTGGCAGAAACAGTAGTATTAGTGTTAAGTGAAATCAAGGCGGAGAATGAAGCTGTAGTAGGATACAACGGAGATGTTACTTCTATATCATCCTCTCAGTATATACAAGATCAGCCGGCTTACATTACGCTGGTAAAACTGACAGATGCAAACGAATCCGCTACAGCACCGGTAAGCATGTTTAAATGTATTCTTGTAAAAGCAGCAGATCAATCGGTACAAACCAACTGTACCGGCAGTGATATCAATATCTACTTTGGCGTAGATTCTTCCAGTACGGCAACGTATGGTAAAGATTACGTGATCATGAATGGTGATATGGTGAAGATCACCGGCGATTGTGCTTTCAGTGAAACCGATATACAGGTGGCATTGGTGAACGATCGTATTAAAGAACCAGATGCTTTGGTAGTGGTGAAACTCCGTGATGCAACAGCTGCAGCTAATGCAGGGATGTTGAAGATCTCTCCTGAATTGAAGCTGCACAAGGCTGTGGCCATTATTCATGACGATGATAATGATGAAGGCACTGTGCTGACCGCCAAATAA
- a CDS encoding TlpA disulfide reductase family protein translates to MKRIMFWMMLLIPAVGICQQPETEGMFDLKMDAVMAFFSKDSIKQADVLEDFNALNAILRKDIGEAALMKELGALDRIKDSIAFYNLVTTKPAALYKKKLLIKKQFTGEHPDSYLSLYELEENCDMYTADSYALAYEKLSERLKQTHAAGKIRNRIAEWKKLALTGIQAPNFTRKNQYGKTIKLSDYRGKLVILDFWGSWCGACRQSHPHLKEVYEEYKDKGLEIIAIANENVHGEKTPLDKSKAAWLAAIKKDDVNWVHVLNDEGTGAMDIVKAYHISRYPTKILLDRDGKILIRSVAILNAEIDQMVKSILEK, encoded by the coding sequence ATGAAAAGAATAATGTTCTGGATGATGCTGCTGATTCCGGCAGTGGGAATTTGTCAGCAACCGGAAACGGAAGGTATGTTTGATCTGAAGATGGATGCCGTAATGGCCTTCTTCTCAAAGGATAGTATAAAGCAAGCCGATGTATTGGAGGACTTTAATGCTCTGAATGCCATACTGAGAAAAGATATTGGAGAAGCGGCTTTGATGAAAGAATTAGGCGCATTGGATAGGATAAAGGATAGTATTGCCTTCTATAATTTAGTTACAACAAAGCCTGCTGCTCTTTATAAAAAGAAGTTATTAATTAAAAAGCAATTTACCGGGGAACATCCGGATTCCTATTTAAGTCTGTATGAGCTGGAGGAGAACTGTGATATGTATACGGCTGACAGTTATGCCCTGGCTTATGAAAAACTTTCCGAACGGCTTAAACAGACACATGCTGCCGGGAAAATCCGCAACAGGATTGCAGAATGGAAGAAACTCGCTCTCACAGGCATACAGGCGCCCAACTTTACCCGGAAAAACCAGTATGGTAAGACTATCAAACTGAGTGATTACAGAGGTAAATTGGTCATCCTGGACTTCTGGGGTAGCTGGTGTGGGGCCTGCCGGCAGAGTCATCCTCATTTAAAAGAGGTCTATGAGGAGTATAAAGACAAGGGGCTGGAAATTATTGCTATAGCAAATGAAAATGTACATGGGGAGAAGACGCCGTTAGACAAAAGTAAAGCCGCCTGGCTGGCAGCCATTAAAAAAGACGATGTGAACTGGGTACATGTATTGAACGACGAAGGTACAGGGGCAATGGATATTGTAAAGGCCTACCATATCAGCAGATACCCGACAAAAATCCTTCTTGACAGGGATGGTAAAATATTGATACGCAGCGTCGCGATACTGAATGCTGAAATTGATCAGATGGTTAAATCAATATTGGAAAAATAA